The Athene noctua chromosome 3, bAthNoc1.hap1.1, whole genome shotgun sequence genome includes a region encoding these proteins:
- the LOC141959012 gene encoding solute carrier organic anion transporter family member 1C1-like: MAVETESSNADDSNQEAEPVQLLDDEANKNLPVKKKNSCCTGLKAFLAALSFSYLSKTLSGTIMKSSITQIERRFDLTSSTVGFIDGSFEIGNLLVIAFVSYFGAKLHRPKVIAVGCFTMALGSLLTAMPHFFMGYYKYETTSHTASSANLTSSINPCSLDQDVNETLLEVSQSGCEKEPSSYMWIYILLGNMLRGIGETPITPLGISYLDDFAKEEDVPVYVACLHTIAMLGPMFGFLLGSLCAKLYVDIGFVDLGSITITPQDSRWVGAWWLGFLIGGVTSFLAAIPFCFLPKSLKKPEEANDKTSYDLLENMSKKLTPAQSKPRKWSVILKDFYTSLKKVLSNRMYFTFLCCSLLQFNSFIGFFTYKPKYMEQQYGQSTSKSNFLIGLTTLPPVGIGIFLGGFIMKKYKMGITGATKFAFIMSFVAYVTTLLHFFVGCENHVVAGMTVSYEGKPIPYHENAIFSECNSDCKCASNVWDPVCGDNGLTYVSACLAGCMTSVGHGKSTVFHNCSCLAVSSSWTGNNSVTLGQCPKSEDCSMKFIYYTVIQVISGFCYALGGTPAYIIMFRCVQPELKSLAVGLYTLIMRVLAGIPAPVYFGALIDKTCLKWGSTSCGQQGACRLYDSNAYRYVYLGLSAVLRGPSYLIAIFFYILIKKDFQNKKSRPVANGGREDAPINKEDNCKIKEHLPGSSGAENESCI; the protein is encoded by the exons gcatttctcGCTGCTTTATCATTCAGCTACTTGAGTAAAACATTGTCTGGTACAATTATGAAAAGTTCCATCACTCAGATTGAACGAAGGTTTGACCTAACATCATCTACTGTTGGTTTCATCGATGGGAGCTTTGAGATAG GTAACTTGCTGGTGATAGCATTTGTAAGCTACTTTGGAGCTAAACTTCATAGGCCCAAAGTAATAGCTGTTGGATGTTTTACTATGGCTTTGGGAAGTCTTTTAACAGCAATGCCTCATTTCTTCATGGGATA TTATAAGTATGAGACAACATCACATACAGCTTCTTCAGCCAACTTAACTTCAAGCATAAATCCCTGTTCCCTAGATCAAGATGTGAACGAAACTTTGTTGGAAGTGTCCCAATCAG GCTGTGAGAAGGAACCATCATCATATATGTGGATATACATTTTACTGGGAAACATGTTACGTGGAATTGGTGAGACACCAATAACACCATTGGGCATCTCTTATCTTGATGATTTTGCTAAAGAAGAGGATGTTCCTGTGTATGTAG CATGTTTGCACACAATAGCCATGTTGGGCCCAATGTTTGGTTTCCTGTTGGGATCTTTATGTGCAAAACTGTACGTGGATATTGGATTTGTGGATTTAG GAAGTATCACTATCACCCCACAGGATTCGCGCTGGGTGGGTGCATGGTGGCTTGGCTTTTTAATAGGTGGTGTAACCAGTTTCCTAGCTGCTATTCCATTTTGCTTCCTGCCAAAGAGTCTGAAAAAGCCGGAGGAAGCCAATGACAAAACTTCATACGATCTCTTGGAAAACATGAGCAAGAAACTTACTCCTGCACAGTCTAAGCCAAGGAAGTGGTCAGTAATACTGAAAG ATTTCTATACCTCCCTGAAAAAAGTATTGAGTAATCGAATGTACTTTACATTTTTGTGTTGCTCACTGTTACAGTTCAATAGCTTTATTGGTTTCTTCACTTACAAACCAAAGTACATGGAACAGCAGTATGGACAATCTACATCTAAATCTAACTTTCTAATAG GATTGACAACCTTACCTCCTGTAGGTATTGGGATTTTCCTAGGAGGGttcataatgaaaaaatacaaaatgggCATCACTGGAGCAACCAAGTTTGCATTTATCATGTCATTTGTGGCCTATGTCACCACtctcttgcatttttttgttgGCTGTGAGAACCATGTGGTAGCAGGAATGACAGTGTCCTATGAAGG CAAACCCATTCCGTACCATGAAAATGCCATATTTTCTGAGTGCAACTCTGACTGCAAATGTGCCTCCAATGTGTGGGACCCTGTGTGTGGAGACAACGGACTCACGTATGTTTCGGCGTGTCTAGCTGGGTGCATGACTTCGGTGGGACATGGAAAGAGCACA GTCTTCCATAACTGCAGCTGTCTTGCAGTCAGCAGTTCATGGACAGGAAATAACTCTGTGACCTTGGGGCAATGTCCAAAAAGTGAAGATTGTTCAATGAAGTTTATTTATTATACAGTAATACAAGTCATAAGTGGCTTTTGTTATGCACTGGGAGGTACCCCAGCATACATTATTATGTTTAG ATGCGTTCAGCCAGAGTTGAAATCTCTTGCTGTTGGTCTATACACACTCATTATGAGAGTGCTAG CTGGGATTCCAGCACCAGTTTATTTTGGTGCACTGATTGACAAGACATGTTTGAAATGGGGAAGCACAAGTTGTGGGCAGCAAGGGGCTTGTAGGCTATATGACTCCAATGCATACAG GTATGTCTACCTTGGTTTATCAGCAGTGTTAAGAGGTCCTTCCTACTTGATTGcaatctttttttatatattgataAAGAAAGACTTTCAAAATAAGAAGTCCAGACCTGTAGCAAATGGAGGAAGAGAAGATGCTCCTATAAATAAAGAAGATAATTGCAAGATCAAAGAACATTTGCCAGGTTCTTCTGGTGCAGAGAATGAATCATGTATTTAG